Part of the Cyanobacteriota bacterium genome, CTGACCAGTTAATGATGCACCTGAAAACGGGGATGCCCCTGCCCCCCAAGCCTGTGTTGCTCACCTTTGACGATGGCTATGCCGGGCACTATCAATATGCTTATCCACTGTTGAAAAAGTACGGGTATCCAGCCGTATTTTCAATTTTCACGGATAAGGTGGATGGTAAGAAAGCTGGTCGCTCTACGGTTACATGGGCACAATTGAAAGAAATGGCAGCAGATCCATTGATTACAATTGCCTCCCACAGCGTTACCCATCCCCCTGACCTGACTCCGTTTCCCAATGACCAACTTACCTATGAGGTAGTAGAGTCCAAGCGTCGTCTAGAAGAGCAACTTGGGGTTTCTATCAAGTACTTTACCTACCCAGAGGGTAAGTATGACCAGCGAGTTGCTGATGCTGTGAAAGCAGCAGGCTATCATGCAGCATTTACCATGAGTGACACCGATGAAATCTTTGCTGGCCAGTCGGAAAACTTGTTAGCGATCGGGCGCTTTGGTCAGTCTCGCCTAGAAGAAATCTTGCCTCAAGCCTTTGGGGGCAATCCTCTGCCTAGAAAGAGCAGTGGCTTTGACTTTACTGCTCCGATCGAGCGTTCCCAGGCGACCATCAATAACATTCCCCTAGAGTTTATCCATGGTGGTAGGCCGATTACTATTCACGCGAAGAGCCGCTACCAAGTACCAGAGATTTTGCGTGGCACCCCGGCGATCGCAGCTGTGGATGGAGGTTTCTTCTCGTTAGAATATCTAGACTCCAACAAGATGATTGGCCCGGTGATGGGTCACAATACTGGCCGCTTCATTCCCGGTGAAAAGTGGGATCGAGAGAAGATTAAGGGCCGTCCCTTGGTGCTGATTAACCCTAGCCAAGTAAAGTTCATTCCCTTTGACCCCAAACTCCACAACACGCTAGAAGGTGTGCAAGCAGAACTTCCTGGAGTCACT contains:
- a CDS encoding polysaccharide deacetylase family protein, with protein sequence DQLMMHLKTGMPLPPKPVLLTFDDGYAGHYQYAYPLLKKYGYPAVFSIFTDKVDGKKAGRSTVTWAQLKEMAADPLITIASHSVTHPPDLTPFPNDQLTYEVVESKRRLEEQLGVSIKYFTYPEGKYDQRVADAVKAAGYHAAFTMSDTDEIFAGQSENLLAIGRFGQSRLEEILPQAFGGNPLPRKSSGFDFTAPIERSQATINNIPLEFIHGGRPITIHAKSRYQVPEILRGTPAIAAVDGGFFSLEYLDSNKMIGPVMGHNTGRFIPGEKWDREKIKGRPLVLINPSQVKFIPFDPKLHNTLEGVQAELPGVTDVFVAAARLVKDGVPQPAKTFGDLFDFNEPRHRAFWGINEAGQPKIGVTVEPVGSVELGEILAKAGFRDAVMLDSGASTSLAYQGESLVGYEPRPVPHVVALVPPGVNLPKPGCLMTIAARPQQPPEIYPKSY